From Doryrhamphus excisus isolate RoL2022-K1 chromosome 22, RoL_Dexc_1.0, whole genome shotgun sequence, one genomic window encodes:
- the ranbp3b gene encoding ran-binding protein 3b translates to MADLANEDKPAIAPPVFVFQKDKSQKRSAEGSSAEEREDSDKEETSYFPPVKRERTSSFPPLHSVPKNNVFMPPSFCQSPTGNSDSEPEEKPVGFRLKPPTLIHGQAPSSGIPSQKPKEQQRSVLRPAVLQAPPSKSHIESNSTCGTNGVKKSSDGPAATQSLFLNNTEHSATPTKLQKHENEEDDATCNKDEGESEKKEADVANSFVFGQNIKDRAKLDQNSTEEKTNASLDSEGTNYFLQYISTPSSNNATNSTDSGAKFVFGQNMSERVLSPPKGETSSEDSKDVQAHPASETPSQENAPEKVNSVSESLEESAAAYTKATAKKCILERVEVKTGEESESNVLQMQCKLYVFEKTAQSWIERGRGLLRLNDMASTEDGTLQSRLVMRTQGSLRLILNTKLWPQMQVDKASDNSVRITAMDTEDQGVKVFLIVGSSKDIGQLAAALHHRILALKSRADQETETPTTTIPEAEVPQSNEDDSDEDNASASASVSTPATVSEGGDTQAAGST, encoded by the exons ATGGCGGACTTGGCAAACGAAG ACAAGCCTGCCATAGCGCCCcctgtgtttgttttccaaaaagaCAAATCTCAGAAG CGATCTGCAGAGGGCTCAAGTGCAGAGGAAAGAGAAG ACTCCGATAAAGAAGAGACCAGCTATTTCCCTCCAGTTAAACGGGAGAGGACTTCATCATTCCCACCTTTACATTCTG TTCCCAAGAACAATGTATTCATGCCCCCGAGTTTCTGCCAGTCTCCCACTGGGAACTCTGACTCTGAGCCAG AGGAGAAGCCTGTTGGGTTCCGCCTAAAGCCGCCGACTCTCATACATGGACAGGCGCCCAGTTCAG GCATCCCGAGTCAGAAGCCAAAGGAGCAGCAACGCAGTGTTCTCCGCCCCGCGGTTCTTCAAGCGCCACCCTCAAAATCACACATAGAGTCCA ACTCTACTTGTGGAACCAACGGCGTGAAGAAGTCATCGGACGGCCCTGCAGCCACCCAGTCCCTCTTCCTGAACAACACAGAGCACTCTGCCACCCCGACCAAGTTACAG AAACATGAAAACGAGGAAGACGATGCAACCTGTAACAAAGATGAAGGAGAAAGTGAGAAGAAGGAGGCAGATGTAGCAAACTCTTTTGTGTTTGGTCAGAATATCAAAGACAGAGCAAAG TTGGACCAGAACAGTACAGAAGAGAAGACAAATGCTTCATTGGACTCAGAGGGCACTAATTATTTCCTACAGTACATCTCCACCCCAAG TTCAAACAATGCCACAAACAGTACAGACAGTGGGGCAAAATTTGTTTTTGGGCAGAACATGTCTGAACGCGTTTTG AGTCCTCCCAAGGGCGAGACCTCCAGCGAAGACAGTAAAGACGTTCAGGCTCACCCTGCTTCAGAAACCCCTTCGCAAGAGAACGCCCCAGAGAAGG TGAATAGCGTGTCAGAGTCTTTGGAGGAGTCTGCAGCAGCCTACACCAAAGCCACAGCCAAGAAGTGCATCTTAGAGAGAGTGGAAGTGAAAACTGGAGAAGAATCAGAAAGCAACGTTTTACAG ATGCAATGCAAGTTATACGTCTTTGAGAAAACGGCTCAGTCGTGGATAGAGAGGGGTCGGGGTCTACTGAGGCTCAACGACATGGCATCGACGGAAGACGGCACGCTACAGTCGCGTCTCG TGATGAGGACCCAGGGCAGCCTCCGGTTGATCCTCAACACTAAGCTATGGCCCCAGATGCAGGTGGACAAGGCCAGTGACAACAGCGTACGCATCACTGCCATGGACACAGAGGACCAGGGCGTCAAGGTCTTCCTAATAGTG GGTAGCTCAAAGGACATTGGTCAGCTGGCGGCGGCGTTGCATCACCGGATCTTGGCCCTCAAGAGCCGGGCAGATCAGGAGACGGAAACACCCACTACAACCATCCCCGAAGCCGAGGTGCCGCAGTCGAATGAGGACGACAGCGACGAGGACAATGCCTCTGCTTCGGCCTCCGTCTCCACTCCTGCAA CTGTTTCGGAAGGAGGAGACACCCAGGCCGCAGGAAGCACATAG